The Cardiocondyla obscurior isolate alpha-2009 linkage group LG24, Cobs3.1, whole genome shotgun sequence sequence aaatgattaatcgTGGTACTCATAATTCGTCGaggtatttaaaattaattattttcatgcaTTTTTGAACGTATTGTACTTACGATTCGAGGTGTCTACTGTTTTATCCACAAACAGTTGTAATCTCGGAAAGCGATCACGACATGGCGCTTTTGTCACGGCGTCTTTTTTACGAGAGATCTGGTCATCTAATTCGCGAGTTGTTTATGGCGTTTCGGTCGGACACCAACATGGCGCGctgcgcgcgcgtgcatgtACGCGTACTGACGCATACACTCATTAACACTCATTAATGCGCGTGTCGAGTAATCAGAATTTTTCATGAAATGGCATTAACGTTACGTTTCACCTTTAAAGAGTTTAACGACCTACATATGACTGGTAAATCTGAAGGAGGCAAATCTAAAGGAGACTGTCCTTCTCACCCGATTGctcagaaattttaattatcctaGAAATACGGATTTTGATTTACAGCTCCTGGTTCACCGTCAAACAAATTCGGTTCTGTTTAATCCGGAATTAAAGCGAAACCGGGAAGAAATCGTTCTTGTCTCGTTCGAGTTTTAATGCTGCTCGCGCACATCGGCGCACGTTTCTCAAACTGTAACGAGTCGTTGATGGAATGCTTGTACTTTGACGTGTTTCTGGAAGGTATCGTGTAACGTTCCATGTACGTAAATGACAGAGGTACAAGTCGAGGCTGGCGCATCGAAGAAGATGGCCACTACGTGGCATCAGCAGGTATTCGCACTTGACGCGAAGTATAATACTCTGAGGGCTAACAAGCTCCCCAGTCTTGGTAAGTCTGAGCTTCGTTCGCCGTTTATTTTAGTCGGATGAGAGCTCTTGGTGATTCTTGGACTCTACAGGTATGCTGTATATTCGCCGAAGAAACCAACTGCTTCGGGAGAAATTTTCTACAGACCCGGAAATTGGCGCGAGGTACTTGAAGCTGCGATCCGAATTGCTGAGGCGGCGTTATGGCGAGAAACTAGAGCAGAACAGTGTGGGGAGCCTCACGATAAGCGAGGAATCGTCGTCAGAGAAGAAAACGAAGCATCAAAATGTACAACGAAAATCAACCGCTGAGAGCTTCGCTTTCGCTGGGGTGCACCACGTTTTTGATCAGCACAAGGCACCTGTAACAATGCTCAAATTTGCGAACAATGATAGGTATAAATTATGCTGCGCATCACTAGACGGTACCTTATCTATATGCGAGGTCGCCAGCACACCTCCGAAAGTGATTGCTCTCCTGGAAGGGCATCGTAACGGCGTAACTGCACTCGATTGGAGTATTAGCAACGATCTTATCGTTTCTTCGTCTTTGGACGCTACGATAAGGCTATGGAAAGTATGCGCGGACGTTGAGCCAACTTGCTTGCGAGTGGTGAACGATCAACAGCGAGCGGAGGTCCTGTGTTGCAATTTTATCCCCGCCAATAATAATTTGGTGATAGCTGGCAACTCTCAAGGCTTGATTCAGATTTTAAATGTATCCACCGGTATATACACACGAGGCGGCTCTTGCAAAATTGGTGGGAAGGTCGGTTTTtacttcgaaaaaaaaaatacaatgttaaaaaaatacattcaaTGACTGTGTTACGTTTTCAGATTCTTTCTCTAGCGTGCGAGGGCAGCGGTGGCTTGGTAATCTGGGCGGGCAATGACAGAGGCGTTGTAGTGGCCTTCCGATTAGAACCTGGCATAGGACGATTGACTAAGTTGCAGAGAGTGCAAGAAACCGGTGGAATGATTACTAGTCTCTCCTGGCGTTCCTGGTTATCAAAGGATGCACCTTGGGCTGCTTTATTAATAAGCAGCGCGTGTAACGCCGTGCTGTTGTATCGCGTCGCGGACAATCATGGTTCTTTATATTTCTGGAAAAAATATCCCATCAAGCAtaggtattatttttattgttatccGAAACATGTTactcattttcttcttttaatatttttatttacgatatcgcatacttttttttttgcagactTTATCCTTTAAGATCTACTTTCTGTCCGCAAATGGGCGCGTGCTTAATAGCCACAGGATCGGAAGATTGTGCCATTCATTTGTTGGATTCGGCGAGAGAAGGAAAGGCTGCTAGAATCAATCGACTGCACGGCCATGCAACACCCGTATTAGCTTTGGCCTTTAATTATGACGAATCTTTACTTGCATCCGCAGATAACGATGGGTTGATTATCCTGTGGCGTAATCATCAACGTaatctataaaatattctgtgcaaccttaattaaattaaaaaaattacatgtacGTAAAAAAGGAACATGATGTATAAATGTGTACATATAGATTTACAAAATCTCGAGatcaaagtattaatattattatatatttttacgataaatatacgaataaaaaaattaaagagtgctgtatatagaaaattaaaatatttatatagtttGATGAAataaactcttttttttcggtataacaatatattaattgttttttattttagcttaTGTCATAATGAGCACAAAGCAGTATCAGTAGTAATAGGTGTGGTAAGAGCGAGAGCTGTGACAGCAGCGATTCGTttgtatattttcttaatatcgTGTGCAATATTGTGAAACGGTGGTACAAATTCCCACATGATTTTTTTACGACGCTAACTATATTTGCATTTCGATAGTTTCATTAAATCGTTCTAATTACAACAGTCTTTATATCCaggataaataattataataacgagATACATTATTGCAAACAAATACTTGTAAAAATTTCTCTAAAACAGCATTTTAGCGATCGTACTTACGTTTGTTGCGTCtctgcaaatatttttagatctATAGAAATATCTATTACAATGTGCCATATTGAACTTATGGCTATTTTGCATTGCACACTTTCATATTGATGCCAGTCAAAAATGTACTCTAAAACACAAAGTTAtcgtatagaaaaaaatatctgacGTTCGAGTGAAACAAATGCGATTCGATGAACTTTCGGTTTCAGGACGATACGCGAATTTCTAACTCATTCGAAATAATATCAGAGCTTTTGTCTCGTTTcttaaattcaatataaaacaTATCGATATACGCACTATTCTTCTCATCACAGATCTAACGAAAGTAAAAGTATCACTACATGGTGTATATAGAAAATTAGtcgtgcaaatatttttcatgtttttcCTTTGCCGCGCGAATTCTTGTAACTTTTATATAGGTCGTACAATACTTCGATATAATGTAGAGagcaatttgttaataatatttaattaatatcaagaaATTATGATGAGTATTGGCAAGGAAAAACGGGGGATGACGTGAAAGACGGTTATATAGAGTTTCTTATATAGAGGAGTCACAAAAATAATCGTGTCGTTCTACATAGGCACTACTGCTCGTTTAACAATTACActataaacaataattatttacacgcGCAACGAATTTACCGTAATTCGATGTAGCTTCTACAAATCGATTGTCTAGAATTAATACTCATATGTCCACTTTTTACAGAGTCTCTCTGTTTCCCCTTTACTCGTTTCTATTTCTGACTAAACTGTCATGCCGAATAGAAagctttattaataatataaagccGTGACTATTTATATATTGACACGTTTTTCGTACTTACCATAGAATATTCATAACAATTTTCGCTAACAAGATCCATTAGACAACCAATCGACTTGCATAGATCCGAGCAATAATCGCTGCATCTTATATACATTTGTTCGAGATTCATGTCGTAATAGTAATCTCATCAGTGATAATCAAGCGGAACGCGACGCGTTAAGAAAGAGAATTACCGCGCTTTTCACGACGAGATTGTTTCGGACGGACTTGGACTACACTGTCTTCGTTCTACAACTTCGTTACAGACTTTAGTCTCATTTTAATCACGAGCTGAAACACTGCACTTCTCGGTGGGTTCCGGCGTCTCTTGACTATCACACTGAGAAATTCTTGTAGAAGATGAACCGACCTGGACATCTTCGTGAGGCACCTTTGGCAATGCATTATCGTCATTTGTTGGACTCGATACGATACATTGGTCCTGCGTGACGACTTTCTCTACGAGGGCTGACTCGTGATTCTCTTTAATGTCTAATTGCTCGTCGTCTACGTGCGATTGTCTCGCAGGAACGAACGGAGCGGACGGTGTACCATTCGACGACaccaagtttaattttaaacgatcTCTAGTGTGTCTTAATTCACCTAATTGCTGCTGCTGACATTGATCATATTCATGAACGAAATCAATGTTGTTTTGTTGTGGCTCTTGCCGACAACTATCCGTTTCGTCCCGGTCGTCAGAGAACGAAGTCGCGTTCGCACCGGGAAAAAATTGACTGACGTATTTACTTTCGCCAGTTTGAAACTGAAAGGGTCGACTTGAACTGGTGACAAAAAATTCTTCATTtcctgtaataaaaataaataccatTTTTTTTGTGTCGACGAGTTTTACTTACTCTCGAAAAAGTATCTGTTTATTTATACGTACCAGCGTGATTGGCATCGTCATAATCTAAAGGATACAGATCTAATCGTGGTTCATTCATCATTTCTTCCCAATCTACAAAATAATCTGTTTTTTAAATCACTTtcgcatataaataaataaatatatatatttaataaatataaattaa is a genomic window containing:
- the LOC139111447 gene encoding WD repeat-containing protein 13 — its product is MTEVQVEAGASKKMATTWHQQVFALDAKYNTLRANKLPSLGMLYIRRRNQLLREKFSTDPEIGARYLKLRSELLRRRYGEKLEQNSVGSLTISEESSSEKKTKHQNVQRKSTAESFAFAGVHHVFDQHKAPVTMLKFANNDRYKLCCASLDGTLSICEVASTPPKVIALLEGHRNGVTALDWSISNDLIVSSSLDATIRLWKVCADVEPTCLRVVNDQQRAEVLCCNFIPANNNLVIAGNSQGLIQILNVSTGIYTRGGSCKIGGKILSLACEGSGGLVIWAGNDRGVVVAFRLEPGIGRLTKLQRVQETGGMITSLSWRSWLSKDAPWAALLISSACNAVLLYRVADNHGSLYFWKKYPIKHRLYPLRSTFCPQMGACLIATGSEDCAIHLLDSAREGKAARINRLHGHATPVLALAFNYDESLLASADNDGLIILWRNHQRNL